From Sporosarcina sp. Te-1, the proteins below share one genomic window:
- a CDS encoding metal ABC transporter permease, whose translation MDFYHDLQTYVFLQKAFTTSIMVGIICGVIGSFIILRGMALMGDAISHAILPGVAISYMLGINYFYGAVLTGVLTAFGIGAITQNSRIKSDSSIGLVFSAFFALGIILINRAKSATDLTQILFGNVLAVRTSDMWLTLAIGGLVLLIVIIFYKELLVSSFDETMAAAYGLRTRLIHYTIMFLLTLVTVASLQTVGVILVVSLLITPASTAYLLTNRLSVMVILSAIFGALSAVVGLYFSFLYNMPSGPVIALVTTAFFVLAFLFSPKQGVVVRKLKATNRKKYA comes from the coding sequence ATCGATTTCTATCATGACCTCCAAACCTATGTATTTTTACAAAAAGCATTTACGACATCGATCATGGTTGGCATCATTTGCGGTGTCATCGGCAGCTTCATCATATTAAGAGGAATGGCCTTGATGGGGGATGCCATCTCGCATGCCATCCTGCCTGGTGTCGCCATTTCTTACATGCTCGGTATCAATTATTTTTACGGCGCTGTCCTGACAGGTGTTTTGACGGCTTTCGGAATCGGCGCGATCACTCAAAATAGCCGGATTAAAAGTGATTCATCGATCGGCCTTGTCTTCTCAGCCTTTTTTGCACTCGGTATCATCTTGATCAACCGGGCAAAGAGTGCGACTGACTTGACACAAATTCTATTCGGAAATGTATTGGCCGTTCGTACTTCGGATATGTGGCTCACATTGGCAATTGGCGGGCTCGTCCTGCTTATCGTCATTATCTTTTACAAGGAATTGCTTGTTTCTAGCTTCGACGAGACGATGGCCGCTGCTTACGGATTGCGAACTCGTCTCATCCATTACACGATCATGTTTTTATTAACGTTAGTAACAGTCGCTTCTTTGCAGACAGTCGGCGTTATCTTGGTCGTATCTTTACTGATCACCCCGGCATCTACCGCTTACCTATTGACGAACCGCCTGTCAGTCATGGTAATTCTTTCGGCGATTTTTGGTGCTCTGTCGGCGGTAGTTGGCCTGTATTTCAGTTTCTTATATAACATGCCGTCCGGACCTGTCATCGCCCTCGTGACGACTGCATTCTTCGTTCTCGCTTTCCTCTTTTCACCGAAACAAGGGGTAGTCGTACGGAAGCTGAAGGCCACTAACCGAAAAAAATACGCATAA
- a CDS encoding metal ABC transporter ATP-binding protein yields the protein MTDHLNVKDLSVSYHGNPVLENVSFTFASGNLIGILGPNGAGKSTMMKAMLGLISIDNGSVEVNGKPITEIRKQIAYVPQRSNIDWNFPITVKDTVLLGTYPKLGLFHRPRKEHKDWAMRCLEQVGMQDYAKQQIGELSGGQQQRVFLARALAQQADFFFLDEPFVGIDVSSEEVIITILKRLRDEGKLVFVVHHDLTKVKQYFDELVLINKSLIGAGPVKEVFQPENMTRAYQRPFSLFDGSEVS from the coding sequence ATGACAGATCATCTAAATGTGAAGGACCTTTCAGTTTCCTATCATGGAAACCCTGTTTTAGAAAATGTGTCCTTCACATTCGCATCAGGGAATCTAATCGGTATACTAGGTCCAAATGGCGCTGGCAAATCGACAATGATGAAAGCAATGCTTGGTTTGATTTCGATAGATAATGGTTCAGTAGAAGTGAATGGAAAACCGATCACAGAAATTCGGAAGCAGATTGCCTACGTCCCGCAAAGATCCAATATCGACTGGAACTTTCCGATCACTGTGAAGGATACCGTCTTGCTCGGTACGTATCCTAAACTCGGCCTCTTCCATAGACCGAGAAAAGAACATAAAGATTGGGCCATGCGCTGCTTGGAGCAGGTCGGCATGCAGGATTATGCGAAACAGCAAATCGGGGAACTTTCAGGGGGGCAGCAGCAACGCGTCTTCCTTGCACGCGCACTTGCCCAGCAAGCGGACTTTTTCTTCCTGGACGAACCGTTTGTCGGCATTGATGTATCGAGTGAGGAAGTGATTATCACTATACTGAAACGGTTGCGGGACGAGGGAAAACTCGTTTTTGTCGTCCATCACGATTTGACGAAAGTGAAACAGTATTTTGATGAACTCGTATTAATCAATAAAAGTCTCATTGGTGCCGGGCCAGTGAAAGAAGTGTTCCAACCAGAAAATATGACGAGAGCCTATCAGCGGCCATTTTCATTGTTCGACGGATCGGAGGTGTCCTGA
- a CDS encoding AAA family ATPase translates to MRPIKLSMTAFGPYKGTEVIDFSELDTHRLFVISGSTGAGKTTIFDGICYALYGQASGEDRTDSRSMRSDFADDTVQTEVELVFEVRGRQYRILRQIPYTKAGNKRETSGRCELVELTQKGEIPSVDRQIVSEINQKIEALIGFTHAQFSQIIMLPQGEFRKFLTSDTDNKEVILRKIFKTEPYRHLVERLKGQRDNLKVEWERERLAFDGLIRQIPSIVPHRESLLFRILENEQPNIYQIVEGLDDELAYYVHDIVEKQKKYEDAYTRHAEVQTSYHAAKTINQLFDDLEQKEDLAERIRQKQPILEQKEKLLAQAERAAAIQGVELQYEELKKEWGIQRAASERNKEEAERARIVFRAAENEKQNIEESRDERERLQIDLTRLQSYLPMVMTLQEKERELHHSKERVESLERKVSSISNRLSEKKDNVLQFADKIEKLEIEGADYEEVLDQLNELKTKTRLAFDYEQLRLELETAKRLSDEQASQFDLAQQDYQRLEQTWLQNQASMLAHTLQDGNPCPVCGSLHHPAKIDGREDHSISKDKVESERKRVSELESAYQKQLATYEAIRHQFDDKKRQLESLQVDSTYTELHAIQVGMEKHLNRLRENKSTLVELKRKWKETAGEQERLQAEKEMIEKNLIDEKSVLGKEQARYDQTRESIPIEFRDAIILEERIKSLEKTKRELDERFSRIQKKYEESKEYFTKTEAAEQFSKQALQQLVLRKEKAEEHFKEVLVESNFATVEDYKRAILSNNEREDLRNAIQDFKQKAHATNEMIRSLTLQLEGKTKSDLTAIAEMTEELKRQYEQALQGYHASIDCEKSLRQSKEKLVKSSGDLVELENKIGKISELYNLLRGQNRMKLSFERFIQIDYLDRIVALANSRLRELSNGQYELIRSDRQEARGKQSGLGLDIYDAYTGQNRDVKTLSGGEKFNASLCLALGMSDVIQSFQGSVSIETMFIDEGFGSLDSESLQKAIDALIDLQRSGRMIGVISHVEELKAAFPAILEVKKSKEGYSKTAFLIK, encoded by the coding sequence ATGAGGCCGATCAAACTGAGCATGACCGCTTTTGGCCCGTACAAAGGGACGGAGGTCATTGATTTTTCGGAATTGGATACCCATCGTCTTTTCGTTATTTCCGGATCGACGGGGGCAGGAAAGACGACAATTTTTGACGGCATCTGCTACGCCTTATATGGACAGGCGAGTGGAGAAGACAGGACGGATAGCCGATCTATGCGAAGTGATTTTGCAGACGATACCGTCCAAACAGAAGTAGAGCTAGTTTTTGAAGTGCGAGGCCGGCAATATCGAATTCTTCGCCAAATCCCTTATACCAAAGCGGGAAATAAGAGGGAAACCTCCGGCAGGTGTGAATTAGTTGAATTGACACAAAAAGGGGAGATCCCAAGCGTCGACAGGCAAATCGTTTCCGAAATCAATCAAAAGATTGAGGCCTTAATTGGTTTTACCCATGCGCAATTTAGTCAGATTATCATGCTGCCGCAAGGTGAATTTCGCAAGTTTCTCACTTCCGACACAGATAATAAAGAAGTCATCCTCCGGAAAATCTTTAAGACGGAACCGTATCGGCATCTTGTGGAACGTCTGAAAGGACAACGTGATAACTTGAAAGTGGAATGGGAGCGTGAACGGCTGGCATTTGATGGATTGATTCGACAGATTCCGTCAATTGTTCCACATCGGGAGTCGCTGTTATTCCGTATATTGGAAAACGAACAACCTAACATATACCAAATCGTAGAAGGCCTCGACGATGAGCTGGCGTATTATGTCCATGACATTGTTGAGAAGCAGAAGAAATACGAGGACGCTTATACAAGACATGCCGAAGTACAAACGAGCTACCACGCTGCCAAAACAATCAACCAACTTTTTGATGACTTGGAACAAAAGGAAGATCTGGCTGAGAGGATTCGTCAAAAGCAACCGATCTTGGAACAGAAAGAAAAGCTTCTGGCACAGGCTGAACGTGCAGCAGCCATCCAAGGGGTCGAGCTTCAGTATGAAGAATTGAAAAAGGAATGGGGAATACAAAGGGCGGCGTCCGAGCGAAACAAGGAGGAAGCGGAACGTGCAAGGATTGTATTTAGGGCCGCTGAAAACGAGAAACAGAACATAGAGGAAAGTCGGGACGAAAGAGAACGGCTTCAAATAGATCTGACTCGATTGCAAAGTTATTTGCCGATGGTCATGACGTTACAGGAGAAGGAAAGGGAGCTCCATCACTCGAAAGAGAGGGTGGAATCTCTGGAACGCAAAGTGTCGAGCATCTCGAACCGACTGTCCGAAAAGAAGGACAACGTCTTACAGTTTGCCGATAAAATCGAAAAGTTGGAAATTGAAGGCGCGGATTACGAAGAAGTTTTGGATCAATTGAATGAATTAAAAACCAAAACTAGGTTGGCTTTTGACTATGAACAACTTCGACTGGAGCTGGAAACGGCAAAACGGCTGTCAGATGAACAGGCTTCTCAATTCGACTTGGCCCAGCAAGATTATCAACGGCTTGAACAGACATGGCTTCAAAATCAAGCATCCATGCTTGCACATACCTTGCAGGACGGGAACCCATGCCCAGTATGCGGCAGCCTTCATCATCCTGCCAAAATAGATGGAAGAGAAGACCATTCTATATCCAAGGACAAAGTGGAATCCGAAAGAAAAAGAGTATCGGAGTTGGAAAGCGCATATCAAAAGCAACTCGCTACATATGAGGCGATTCGTCATCAATTCGATGACAAGAAGAGACAACTTGAATCCCTCCAAGTCGATTCGACATACACCGAACTTCATGCTATTCAAGTCGGTATGGAAAAGCATTTGAATCGACTACGCGAAAACAAATCCACGCTTGTCGAGTTGAAAAGAAAATGGAAAGAGACAGCTGGCGAACAGGAGCGCTTGCAGGCCGAAAAAGAGATGATTGAGAAGAATTTGATCGATGAAAAATCAGTTCTTGGAAAGGAACAGGCCCGTTATGATCAAACCAGGGAATCGATTCCGATAGAATTTCGCGATGCAATCATTCTGGAAGAACGGATCAAATCGTTAGAGAAGACGAAACGAGAGTTGGATGAGCGATTTTCGAGAATACAAAAGAAGTATGAAGAGAGCAAAGAGTACTTTACGAAAACGGAAGCTGCTGAACAATTTTCAAAGCAAGCTCTACAGCAACTTGTTCTACGGAAAGAAAAGGCCGAAGAACATTTCAAGGAAGTGCTTGTCGAGTCGAACTTCGCAACCGTGGAAGATTATAAGAGAGCTATCCTTTCAAATAATGAAAGGGAAGACCTTCGAAATGCAATTCAGGATTTTAAACAGAAGGCACATGCGACGAATGAGATGATCCGCTCACTTACATTGCAATTGGAAGGGAAAACGAAGTCCGATTTGACAGCGATCGCAGAGATGACAGAAGAACTGAAACGGCAATATGAACAGGCCTTGCAGGGGTATCACGCTTCCATTGACTGCGAAAAGTCCCTTCGTCAAAGCAAGGAAAAACTAGTCAAGTCATCAGGCGATCTAGTGGAATTGGAGAACAAGATCGGAAAAATAAGCGAACTTTATAATTTGCTCCGTGGCCAAAATAGAATGAAACTATCATTTGAGCGCTTCATACAGATTGATTATTTAGATCGGATTGTGGCATTGGCCAACAGCCGTCTGCGTGAGCTTTCAAACGGCCAATATGAATTGATTCGAAGTGACCGGCAGGAGGCACGCGGCAAACAAAGCGGGCTTGGTCTGGATATCTATGATGCCTATACAGGACAAAATAGGGATGTAAAAACACTCTCTGGGGGAGAAAAGTTCAATGCTTCTCTCTGTCTTGCGCTAGGAATGTCGGATGTCATTCAAAGTTTCCAAGGCTCTGTCTCCATTGAAACAATGTTTATCGACGAAGGATTCGGATCGCTCGATTCTGAATCACTGCAAAAGGCGATCGATGCTCTGATTGATCTTCAACGGTCAGGAAGAATGATTGGTGTCATCTCTCATGTGGAGGAACTGAAAGCCGCTTTCCCTGCTATTTTAGAAGTGAAGAAATCCAAGGAAGGGTATAGTAAAACCGCGTTTTTAATTAAGTGA
- a CDS encoding exonuclease SbcCD subunit D, which translates to MKFFHTADWHLGKLVQGVYMTDGQRYVLRQFIEAIKIEKPDAVIIAGDLYDRAVPPTEAVNLLDEVLQEIVVNLKTPVMAVAGNHDSPSRLHFGSELMRKNGLYIVGRPERIIEPVILKDAFGEVHFHLVPFADPSVYRQLYEDETIIDFHSGMKRITEEISLEQEARHVFVGHAFVTPGGSEAENTSDSERPLSIGGAEYVSAELFERFHYTALGHLHQAHYVRQENIRYAGSPMKYSISEEHHDKGFYIVELDGNGQVAVEKRRLIPKNDLRTVKGTMEDILRYEPSEDFVFIKLEDETPVLYPMEKVRSVYPNAMHIERAIPNLAASLESKTTELQSKPDDLDLFRVFYVEMQGTDADEETSSIFADLLHEVMNKEDD; encoded by the coding sequence TTGAAGTTTTTCCACACAGCGGATTGGCACCTGGGCAAGTTGGTGCAAGGCGTGTATATGACGGATGGTCAGCGGTATGTATTACGGCAATTCATTGAAGCGATAAAGATAGAAAAACCGGATGCGGTCATCATTGCAGGGGACTTGTACGATCGGGCTGTACCACCCACAGAGGCAGTGAATCTGTTGGATGAAGTATTGCAGGAGATTGTGGTGAACTTGAAGACACCTGTCATGGCTGTGGCAGGCAATCATGATAGTCCAAGCCGTCTCCATTTCGGCAGCGAATTGATGAGGAAAAATGGACTTTATATAGTGGGGCGCCCTGAGCGCATAATAGAGCCGGTGATTTTAAAAGATGCCTTTGGTGAAGTGCATTTTCATCTTGTGCCATTCGCTGATCCGTCCGTATATAGGCAGTTGTATGAAGATGAGACCATCATTGATTTCCATAGTGGCATGAAACGGATAACGGAAGAGATCTCATTGGAACAAGAAGCCCGTCATGTGTTCGTGGGACATGCGTTTGTCACGCCAGGTGGGAGTGAAGCGGAGAATACGAGTGATTCGGAAAGGCCGTTATCAATTGGCGGCGCGGAATATGTCTCAGCAGAGCTGTTCGAACGATTTCATTACACGGCTCTCGGTCATTTACACCAAGCTCATTATGTTCGGCAAGAAAATATTAGATACGCAGGATCGCCGATGAAATACTCCATTTCGGAGGAGCATCATGACAAAGGCTTTTATATTGTCGAGCTGGACGGAAATGGACAAGTGGCAGTGGAGAAACGGCGTTTGATTCCCAAGAATGATTTGCGCACAGTCAAAGGGACAATGGAGGACATCCTGCGATACGAACCGAGCGAGGATTTCGTTTTTATTAAACTCGAGGATGAAACACCGGTACTGTATCCGATGGAAAAAGTGCGCTCCGTCTATCCGAATGCCATGCACATCGAAAGGGCGATACCGAACTTGGCCGCATCATTGGAAAGCAAAACGACGGAGTTACAATCGAAGCCGGATGATTTGGATTTATTCCGAGTCTTCTACGTCGAGATGCAAGGGACGGATGCTGATGAGGAAACGAGTTCTATCTTTGCGGATTTGCTGCACGAAGTGATGAATAAGGAGGATGACTGA
- the brnQ gene encoding branched-chain amino acid transport system II carrier protein, which translates to MQQKISFSSYLFIGVMLFALFFGAGNLIFPASLGQHAGQALWPAIMGFLVTGVGLPFLGIVAMGFSGSENLQMLASRVHPIYGIIFTSVLYLTIGPFFAAPRTGAVAYDIGFSSFVPSEYGKLALFLFTLIFFAVSYWLSLNPSKIVDRIGKIMSPAIIILLLILLIVAFINPLGALEPAHADYKTIPFFKGFLEGYNTMDVLSSLVFGIIVINSIRALGVTDKVQIMKATAKTGVVAAGFLAIIYIGIAYLGASSTGSFGLFDTGGPVLSQASSYYFGTFGTVLLAIIILLACLTTSIGLITACGEYFNSVFPRISYKAYVTIFSLFCFVVSNFGLDNIITYSIPVLLFLYPLAVVLMLLTFLSPLFHHSRIVYVSATIVAFLISIVDGIASLYKSLENVQPAWLEGIIEFLEKALPLYSYGLGWVLPVVVVILITSLLVRIFKSA; encoded by the coding sequence TTGCAGCAAAAAATATCATTCTCATCTTATCTTTTTATCGGTGTCATGTTATTCGCCCTATTTTTTGGAGCGGGCAATCTAATCTTTCCAGCGTCATTAGGACAACATGCGGGACAAGCATTATGGCCAGCGATTATGGGTTTTCTCGTCACGGGAGTCGGTTTGCCGTTTTTGGGAATTGTGGCGATGGGCTTCTCCGGCAGTGAAAATCTGCAGATGCTGGCGAGCAGAGTCCACCCAATTTACGGAATTATATTTACTTCCGTGCTCTATTTAACAATTGGACCATTCTTCGCCGCTCCTCGGACCGGTGCAGTTGCGTACGATATCGGCTTCTCTTCATTTGTTCCATCGGAATATGGGAAGCTGGCGTTATTCCTATTTACACTCATTTTTTTCGCGGTGTCTTATTGGCTTTCGCTGAATCCGAGTAAAATTGTCGATCGGATCGGCAAAATTATGTCACCCGCCATCATTATCCTTTTATTAATTTTATTGATTGTTGCCTTTATTAATCCACTTGGTGCGCTAGAACCGGCACATGCCGACTACAAGACAATTCCGTTTTTTAAAGGGTTCTTGGAAGGCTATAATACGATGGATGTTTTGTCTTCTCTTGTATTTGGTATTATTGTCATTAATTCCATACGTGCGCTCGGTGTGACGGATAAAGTGCAAATCATGAAGGCGACTGCTAAAACGGGCGTCGTGGCTGCAGGGTTTTTAGCTATCATCTATATTGGAATCGCTTATTTGGGCGCTTCATCTACGGGGTCATTTGGCCTGTTTGATACAGGCGGGCCTGTTTTAAGTCAAGCATCCTCTTACTACTTTGGAACGTTTGGAACAGTTCTGCTGGCCATCATCATTCTCTTGGCTTGTTTGACCACGAGTATCGGTCTGATTACAGCATGTGGTGAATATTTCAATAGTGTCTTTCCGCGGATCAGCTATAAAGCATATGTCACAATTTTCTCCTTGTTCTGTTTCGTGGTATCCAATTTTGGCTTGGATAATATTATTACGTATTCAATTCCAGTCCTGTTGTTCTTGTATCCATTGGCAGTTGTTCTAATGTTGTTGACCTTTTTATCACCGCTGTTCCACCATTCAAGGATTGTCTATGTTAGTGCGACAATCGTTGCTTTCTTAATCAGCATCGTGGACGGCATTGCAAGCCTCTATAAATCATTAGAAAACGTGCAGCCTGCTTGGCTTGAAGGAATCATTGAGTTTTTAGAGAAGGCATTGCCGCTTTATTCGTATGGTCTTGGCTGGGTTTTGCCAGTCGTAGTGGTCATCCTAATAACAAGCTTGCTCGTACGAATTTTTAAAAGTGCATAG